A stretch of Cryptococcus neoformans var. neoformans JEC21 chromosome 10 sequence DNA encodes these proteins:
- a CDS encoding expressed protein, which yields MRRARNPNQQKKKKKKKKQFIRNPFGLPPNSRSKFPNTFPFHSTVLPFPSIIDSVVVLLSIRSPFARFRADPFPFHPHLATFSPILGVCLVACMR from the coding sequence ATGCGGAGGGCCCGGAATCCAAAtcaacagaagaagaagaagaagaagaagaagcaattCATTCGCAATCCATTTGGCTTGCCGCCGAATTCAAGATCTAAATTCCCGAACACCTTTCCCTTCCACTCCACTGtccttccattcccatccATAATCGATTCTGTTGTTGTCCTACTCTCTATCCGCTCGCCATTCGCCCGTTTCCGAGCTgatcccttccccttccatccccatctaGCGACTTTCTCTCCTATTCTCGGAGTCTGTCTTGTAGCCTGCATGCGATAA
- a CDS encoding myo-inositol transporter 1, putative: MSATNIEDRDNSFLENKAIDHIEEIENVKGSQEPPNLPGFGGHLIDENLVRVEGEDKVTWYLCFLVAASAIAGFLFGYDTGVVGVALPLVGTDLGGSALNSSQQEIITAGTTIGAIFGSAILGGWGDRLGRKMAILISDVFFTLGAVIIACSYSVPQIIVGRIVLGVGVGGASVIAPLFIAETAPTAVRGRCIGINAFFIPFGQVVADAIGAGVQNLHNGWRLLFALGVVPSVLQLLLFHYLPESPRILILRGDTDGARTVFQHIYPTATPEMIDYKFRVAQEYVTATTALQSDTTFWERVKKVWKTGSYRRSITCVSVIQAACQLSGFNTLLYYAGTLFGLLGLSNPALGGLIPASTNAVFVLIGMSLVDKVGRRGLMLFGVPIMLLGLVWNIVAFYYMCKPTGGFLDTSYSYDTTNVSVVIGGIVLFVLGYGLSYSHIAWYQAEYLALEVRSMGCGVATTANWIANLVVSVSYLSELETMTPSGTYGFYLGLSVIGFVFVVFCFPEAKELSIDETSILFENDWGVKRSIQMRKERRETQKRFHDAELAEAATAHIEARQQKSTSVSPAELSKFMAGLKGGKRKPSVSV, encoded by the exons ATGAGCGCAACTAACATTGAGGATCGTGATAATAGCTTTCTGGAAAACAAGGCTATTGATCACATTGAGGAAATTGAAAATGTCAAAGGCTCTCAAGAACCGCCTAATCTCCCTGGCTTTGGTGGTCATTTGATA GATGAAAACCTTGTGCGTgtagaaggtgaagatAAAGTAACATGGTATCTTTGCTTTTTAGTTGCTGCC TCGGCAATCGCTGGCTTCCTATTCGGCTATGACACTGGTGTCGTTGGTGTCGCATTGCCTTTGGTGGGAACCGACCTCGGTGGCAGCGCACTCAACTCTTCACAGCAAGAAATTATCACTGCAGGTACCACCATCGGGGCTATCTTTGGTTCTGCTATCCTTGGTGGATGGGGTGATCGCCTTGGACGAAAGATGGCAATCTTGATTTCTGACGTCTT CTTTACCCTCGGTGCCGTGATCATTGCATGCAGTTACTCTGTCCCGCAAATCATTGTCGGTCGAATTGTCCTTGGTGTTGGAGTCGGTGGCGCATCTGTCATTGCTCCTCTTTTCATCGCTGAGACAGCGCCTACCGCTGTGCGTGGTCGATGTATTGGTATCAA TGCCTTCTTTATTCCCTTCGGTCAGGTGGTCGCCGACGCAATCGGTGCAGGTGTACAGAACCTGCATAATGGGTGGCGATTACTTT TTGCTTTGGGCGTTGTCCCTTCCGTTCTTCAActgcttctcttccactATCTTCCTGAGTCACCACGTATCCTTATCCTCAGGGGGGATACCGACGGTGCTCGTACCGTCTTCCAGCATATCTACCCTACTGCTACTCCTGAAATGATCGACTACAAGTTCCGCGTCGCTCAAGAGTACGTCACTGCCACAACCGCGCTTCAGTCTGATACCACTTTCTGGGAAAGAGTGAAGAAAGTATGGAAGACTGGATCTTACCGGCGATCTATCACTTGTGTCAGTGTTATTCAAGCCGCCTGTCAACTCTCTGGTTTCAACACCCTTCTCTATTATGCAGGCACTCTCTTCGGTCTCCTTGGTCTGTCCAATCCAGCCCTGGGTGGTCTTATCCCTGCCAGTACCAACGCGGTTTTTGTATTAATTGGAATGTCTCTTGTTGACAAAGTCGGAAGACGAGGGTTAATGTTATTTGGTGTGCCAATAATG cttcttggtCTTGTGTGGAACATCGTTGCTTTCTATT ACATGTGCAAGCCGACAGGCGGATTCCTCGACACTTCTTACTCCTATGACACGACAAACGTCAGTGTTGTTATTGGTGGTATCGTCTTGTTCGTCCTCGGTTACGGTCTCAGCTACAGTCATATCGCTTGGTACCAGGCTGAATATTTGGCCCTCGAAGTACGGTCCATGGGTTGTGGTGTCGCCACCACTGCCAATTGGATTGCCAACCTCGTTGTCTCCGTCTCCTATCTTTCGGAGCTCGAAACGATGACACCCTCTGGTACCTACGGTTTCTATCTCGGTCTCAGTGTGATCGGCTTTGTGTTCGTCGTGTTCTGCTTCCCAGAAGCCA AAGAACTGTCCATCGACGAGACGTCCATTTTATTTGAGAACGACTGGGGAGTTAAGCGATCTATTCAGATGCGCAAAGAGCGACGTGAGACTCAAAAACGATTCCATGATGCCGAACTCGCCGAAGCTGCCACAGCTCACATTGAAGCTCGTCAGCAAAAGTCGACTTCGGTCAGTCCTGCCGAGCTCTCCAAGTTTATGGCGGGTTTGAAGGGTGGCAAAAGAAAACCTTCTGTCTCGGTTTAA